The Calonectris borealis chromosome 13, bCalBor7.hap1.2, whole genome shotgun sequence genome contains a region encoding:
- the FOXO4 gene encoding forkhead box protein O4: MAEAGGAAAAPDIDPDFEPQSRPRSCTWPLPRPELPAAPAEAGGAAGAAEEGAGGAAAGPGRPEGARAGGAAARKGGSRRNAWGNQSYAELISQAIESAPEKRLTLAQIYEWMVRSVPYFKDKGDSNSSAGWKNSIRHNLSLHSKFIKVHNEATGKSSWWMLNPEGGKSGKAPRRRAASMDNSSKLAKVRGKASKKKPPLQSAPESTADSPGSQFPKWPGSPSSRSNEDSDVWNTFRPRTSSNASTISARLSPILTEQDDLHDEELLPSLVYSSASSNVPPTVTEELELIDGLNLMSPSSSVLSTQQSASSGQIQRDSNFSLRSPNAAGQTSTFGNSLFNPVDISLQSSVSHFSAPQTLEALLTPSSPPPRDVMMTQVDPVLPQTGNRMSSRTLLLLGGQAAQSKISSGNPRGKPTEQQAEPVSTSVLPSTLPIVTSPQNTASITSLKAPVSATTAQSVQLGSPLLLSSASPAPLGLNQDRLPIDLDIDMYMENLECDMDYIINSELMDGEGLDFNFEPVLSTPSYPSTSQASNHTWVPS; encoded by the exons ATGGCGGAGGCGGGCGGTGCTGCGGCGGCGCCGGACATCGACCCCGACTTCGAGCCGCAGAGCCGGCCGCGCTCCTGCACCTGGCCGCTACCGCGGCCCGAACTGCCGGCGGCGCCGGCGgaggcggggggcgcggcgggcgcggcggagGAGGGCGCAGgtggcgcggcggcggggcccgggcggcccgagggggcgcgggcgggcggcgcggcggcgcggaAGGGCGGCTCCCGGCGCAACGCCTGGGGCAACCAGTCCTACGCCGAGCTCATCAGCCAGGCCATCGAGAGCGCCCCCGAGAAGCGGCTCACGCTGGCACAGATCTACGAGTGGATGGTCCGCTCCGTCCCCTACTTCAAGGACAAGGGCGACAGCAACAGCTCCGCCGGCTGGAAG aactctaTTAGACATAATCTGTCCCTGCACAGCAAATTCATTAAAGTCCATAATGAAGCCACAGGGAAGAGCTCTTGGTGGATGCTCAATCCTGAGGGTGGTAAAAGTGGAAAAGCACCAAGAAGAAGAGCTGCCTCCATGGACAACAGCAGCAAACTTGCAAAAGTCAGAGGTAAAGCATCCAAAAAGAAGCCTCCTCTCCAGTCTGCTCCAGAATCCACTGCTGACAGTCCTGGCTCCCAATTCCCTAAGTGGCCTGGGAGCCCGTCCTCAAGAAGCAATGAGGACTCTGACGTGTGGAACACCTTCCGGCCTCGAACCAGTTCCAATGCAAGCACCATTAGTGCCAGGCTTTCTCCTATCCTGACAGAGCAGGATGACCTCCACGATGAAGAGCTGCTTCCTTCTCTAGTGTACTCCAGTGCATCCAGCAATGTTCCACCAACTGTGACTGAGGAGCTTGAGCTCATCGATGGGTTAAATTTGATGTCTCCCAGCTCATCTGTTTTATCTACCCAGCAATCTGCCTCAAGTGGTCAGATCCAGAGAGATTCCAATTTTTCCTTGCGGAGCCCAAATGCAGCTGGTCAGACCTCTACTTTTGGCAATTCCCTGTTTAACCCTGTTGATATCTCACTGCAGAGTTCTGTCAGCCATTTCTCCGCCCCTCAGACCTTGGAAGCTCTTCTGACACCCAGCTCTCCGCCTCCAAGGGATGTCATGATGACTCAGGTGGATCCAGTTCTCCCGCAGACTGGTAACAGGATGAGCAGCCGAACTCTTCTGCTTCTAGGTGGACAAGCCGCCCAGAGTAAGATAAGCTCAGGCAATCCACGAGGAAAGCCTACAGAGCAGCAGGCAGAACCAGTCAGTACCAGTGTTTTGCCATCAACGCTTCCCATAGTAACATCTCCTCAAAACACTGCCAGCATCACCAGTTTGAAAGCTCCAGTTTCTGCAACAACTGCCCAGTCGGTCCAGCTGGGCAGTCCactgcttctttcttctgctagCCCTGCTCCCTTGGGATTGAACCAGGACAGGCTGCCCATTGACCTGGACATTGACATGTACATGGAGAACCTTGAATGTGATATGGATTACATAATCAACAGTGAACTCATGGATGGAGAAGGACTGGACTTCAATTTTGAACCCGTTCTGTCTACTCCCAGCTATCCCAGCACCTCGCAGGCCTCCAACCATACCTGGGTACCGAGTTAA
- the LOC142087663 gene encoding uncharacterized protein LOC142087663 — MWRSEQPPAGSGSPGCPDLLRHVGGPRSPLSPLYLSFFEEECRAIATRLRLGTAAAAEPSPGPGEGSALWPVAAGPVTSTPLQDLPPLDEGAPDSATPAARPSMGGCEAAAALGPARGEPRCLPQPAAGRCPGAARPGSHLAGPQALSRKAARRGAGQPPCGGPGPAGRPRTPARSPGRGGGRLSLPRARASLGLELPKAGKGLGAPGTRLPRPPGTKVKLMPAAKSRLQHPSGALQLTQPSAIPKPTPQDTEMQTAVKVGGCRQPSRRLSTAIPTVTSRSRLRLLGKVASPKRFCLGKDESGQKPWRLWCRGSGELLPWGKHLGLGCRVKTDPGERTEGGSMCSGSQEGK, encoded by the exons ATGTGGCGGTCGGAGCAGCCTCCGGCGGGCTCCGGCTCGCCGGGCTGTCCCGACCTTCTGCGGCACGTAGGCGGCCCGCGCTCGCCGCTCTCCCCGCTCTACCTCAGCTTCTTCGAGGAGGAGTGCCGCGCCATCGCCACCCGCCTGCGCCTCGGCACGGCCGCTGCGGCGGAGCCCTCGCCGGGCCCGGGGGAGGGCAGCGCCCTGTGGCCCGTCGCCGCCGGGCCCGTCACCTCCACGCCGCTGCAGGACTTGCCGCCCCTCGACGAGGGGGCCCCGGACAGCGCCACGCCCGCTGCCCGCCCGAGCATGGGTGGCTGCGAGGCCGCCGCCGCCTtgggcccggcccgcggggagccccggTGCCTCCCGCAGCCCGCTGCTGGCCGTTGCCCCGGCGCAGCGCGGCCTGGCTCCCACCTCGCCGGCCCGCAGGCCCTGTCCCGTAAAGCAGCACGGCGCGGTGCCGGACAGCCCCCctgcggcgggccgggccccgcgggccgCCCCCGCACCCCCGCCCGGTCCCCGGGCCGTGGCGGCGGCAGGCTCTCTCTCCCCCGGGCACGGGCCTCTCTGGGTCTGGAGCTCCCCAAGGCCGGCAAGGGGCTCGGTGCCCCGGGAACGAggctcccccggcccccag GTACCAAGGTGAAGCTGATGCCGGCTGCCAAATCCAGGCTTCAGCATCCCAGCGGGGCTTTGCAGCTGACACAACCTTCCGCCATTCCCAAACCCACCCCCCAGGACACAGAGATGCAAA CTGCTGTCAAGGTTGGGGGTTGCAGACAGCCCTCCCGGAGGCTCTCTACAGCAATTCCTACCGTGACTTCTCGCTCCCGACTGCGGCTGCTGGGAAAAGTGGCTTCCCCCAAGCGCTTTTGCCTCGGTAAGGATGAATCTGGGCAGAAGCCCTGGAGGCTCTGGTGTCGTGGGAGCggggagctgctgccctggggaaAACATTTGGGTCTCGGCTGCAGAGTCAAGACTGATCCCGGGGAAAGGACAGAAGGGGGCAGCATGTGCTCTGGCTCACAGGAGGGGAAGTGA
- the SLC7A3 gene encoding cationic amino acid transporter 3, with the protein MFGGKMTSVGKKLIRRRVVDLSSEDTRFARCLSTLDLIALGVGSTLGAGVYVLAGEVAKETAGPSIVLCFLVAALSSVLAGLCYAEFGARVPKTGSAYLYSYVTVGEIWAFTTGWNLILSYVIGTASVARAWSAAFDNIIGNHISTFFMNKTTVHLPGVLAERPDFFALILIGLLTALLAFGVSESALVNKIFTAVNLVVLGFVIIAGFVKGDIKNWQLSEEDYNNGSYLDPLDDIGKKAFGCGGFVPFGLEGILTGAATCFYAFVGFDCIATTGEEARNPQRSIPIGIIVSLLICFVAYFGVSAALTLMVPYFLLNKDSPLPEAFKAVGWEPARYAVAVGSLCALSTSLLGSMFPMPRVIYAMAEDGLLFKFLSSINSRTKTPLSATITSGLLAAVMAFLLDLKDLVDLMSIGTLLAYSLVAVCVLILRYQSGQLNSPKTMEMLELNRNEEERVIMNPTITTASTQQKEMLSLATLFNPPTDTPTALSGRIVYVCVSVIATLITVICVVLTLKVTALKDASVGWIAALVLLLVALLIPTIIIWRQPQSNARLNFKVPFLPLLPIFSIFINILLMVQLSAGTWVRFAIWMAVGFMIYFGYGIRNSVEGKNAEEPCATVEKPVHHPGLDLGPGAAAV; encoded by the exons ATGTTCGGGGGAAAAATGACCAGCGTTGGGAAGAAGCTTATCCGCCGGCGCGTGGTGGATCTGAGCTCCGAAGACACGCGTTTCGCTCGCTGCCTCTCCACGCTGGACCTTATAGCCCTGGGGGTGGGCAGCACGCTGGGGGCCGGCGTGTATGTGCTGGCCGGCGAGGTGGCCAAGGAGACAGCTGGTCCCTCCATCGTCTTATGCTTCCTGGTGGCTGCTCTCTCGTCGGTACTGGCTGGACTCTGCTACGCAGAGTTTGGGGCCCGTGTTCCCAAGACTGGCTCTGCCTACCTCTACAGCTACGTCACCGTCGGTGAGATCTGGGCTTTCACAACCGGCTGGAACCTCATCCTCTCATACGTGATAG GCACGGCCAGCGTGGCTCGAGCCTGGAGCGCAGCATTCGACAACATCATTGGCAACCACATCTCCACCTTCTTCATGAACAAGACCACAGTGCACCTGCCAGGGGTGCTGGCTGAGCGCCCAGACTTCTTTGCCCTGATTCTGATTGGGCTGCTCACCG CACTGCTGGCCTTCGGTGTCAGTGAATCCGCCCTCGTGAACAAAATCTTCACGGCGGTGAACCTGGTGGTGCTGGGCTTTGTCATCATTGCTGGCTTTGTGAAGGGAGACATCAAGAACTGGCAGCTCTCGGAGGAGGACTACAACAACGGCTCGTACCTGGACCCACTGGATGATATTGG GAAAAAAGCCTTTGGCTGCGGTGGGTTTGTCCCCTTTGGACTGGAAGGGATCCTGACTGGCGCTGCCACCTGTTTCTACGCCTTTGTGGGCTTTGACTGCATCGCCACCACAG GGGAGGAAGCCAGGAACCCACAGCGCTCGATCCCCATTGGCATCATTGTGTCCCTCCTCATCTGCTTTGTGGCTTATTTTGGGGTCTCTGCGGCCCTGACCCTTATGGTGCCCTACTTCCTCCTGAACAAGGACAGCCCCCTGCCTGAGGCTTTCAAGGCGGTGGGCTGGGAGCCCGCCCGCTACGCCGTTGCCGTTGGCTCACTCTGTGCCCTCTCCACCAG CTTACTGGGCTCCATGTTCCCCATGCCCCGTGTGATCTATGCCATGGCGGAGGACGGGCTGCTCTTCAAGTTCCTCTCCAGCATCAACAGCCGCACGAAGACCCCCCTGTCAGCCACCATCACCTCGGGGCTCCTTGCAG CGGTGATGGCCTTCCTGCTTGACCTGAAGGACCTGGTGGACCTCATGTCGATCGGCACGCTGCTGGCTTACTCCCTAGTGGCGGTGTGCGTGCTCATCCTCCG GTACCAGTCTGGGCAGCTGAACTCCCCGAAGACCATGGAAATGCTGGAGCTGAACAGGAATGAGGAGGAGAGGGTGATCATGAACCCGACCATCaccactgccagcacccagcagaaaGAGATGCTATCCCTGGCAACGCTTTTCAATCCGCCCACGGACACCCCCACCGCGCTCTCAGGGCGCATCGTCTACGTCTGTGTCTCGGTCATCG CCACACTGATCACGGTCATCTGCGTGGTCCTGACCCTCAAGGTGACCGCGCTGAAGGATGCCAGTGTGGGCTGGATCGCGGCCCTGGTGCTGCTCCTCGTGGCTCTGCTCATTCCCACCATCATCATTTGGAGGCAGCCGCAGAGCAACGCGCGGTTGAACTTCAAA GTACCTTTCCTCCCACTCCTGCCGATCTTCAGCATCTTCATTAACATCCTGCTGATGGTACAGCTGAGTGCTGGCACCTGGGTGCGGTTTGCCATCTGGATGGCTGTGG GTTTTATGATTTACTTCGGCTACGGGATTCGGAACAGCGTGGAAGGGAAAAATGCAGAGGAACCCTGTGCCACAGTAGAAAAGCCTGTCCACCACCCTGGACTGGACCtcggccccggggctgctgcgGTCTGA
- the SNX12 gene encoding sorting nexin-12 encodes MSEAAVADTRRLNAKPQDLTDAYGPPSNFLEIDIFNPQTVGMGRARYTSYELRMRTNLPIFKLKESCVRRRYSDFEWLKNELERDSKIVVPPLPGKALKRQLPFRGDEGIFEESFIEERRQGLEQFINKIAGHPLAQNERCLHMFLQEETIDRNYVPGKVRQ; translated from the exons ATGtcggaggcggcggtggcggacACCCGGCGCCTGAACGCCAAGCCGCAGGACCTGACGGACGCGTACGGGCCGCCCAGCAACTTCCTCGAGATCGACATCTTCAACCCACAGACCGTGGGCATGGGCCGCGCCAGATACACCAGCTACGAGCTCCGGATGCGG ACAAACCTCCCAATCTTCAAATTGAAGGAGTCATGTGTGAGGAGACGATACAGCGACTTTGAATGGCTGAAGAATGAGCTGGAACGAGACAGTAAG ATTGTAGTGCCACCGCTGCCTGGAAAAGCTTTGAAACGACAGCTGCCCTTCCGAGGAGACGAAGGCATCTTTGAGGAGTCCTTCATTGAGGAGCGGAGACAGGGACTAGAACAGTTTATTAACAA aattgctGGACACCCACTGGCACAGAACGAGCGCTGCTTACATATGTTCCTGCAAGAGGAGACTATTGATAGGAATTATGTCCCAGGGAAAGTGCGCCAGTAG